The Chitinophaga niabensis genome segment TAGATACCACGGAGATCCTTTTTTGTCCTATAAAGCCGGTATGTGTCACAAATTCGCGGTGTTGGTACGTACCTTCCACTTTGTCGAAGTGTTTGCTGACTGCTTTTACGCGCTCCGGGTCACCAACGGTGATAACGGTATGTGCTAATTCTTCCGGGCGAACATCCAGGTGGTAAACAGCTCCGCGGGTGTTGAGTATCAGTTCAGATTCGGCTATTCTGGTCATATTGTTTTTCATTTTTTGTAATCCGTAAATGAATATCTTTGAATCAGATTTGGCAAATATCGAAAATTTACTACTTTTGCAGTCCACAAAATTACTGGTATCGTGGCCGAGTGGCTAGGCAGAGGTCTGCAAAACCTCCTACAGCGGTTCGAATCCGCTCGATACCTCCCAAAAGGGCCTCTTTTTACGAAGATGGCCCTTTTTTTATTTCCCTCCATGTGGAATTCCCCTCTACTCTGGTACCATCCTTGTTAAAACATTATAACTGTAGAAGTTGTCTTAAACAAGTATATGGGAATAAACTGGCATACCATCACAGCAGAAGAAACACTCAGGCAAACCGGCAGCAGCATACAGGGCCTGAACGATAACGCCGTTCGGCAGAAGCTGGAAGAGTTCGGCAAAAATGAACTGCAAACCAAAAAGAAAGTACACCCCGTACTTTTATTTTTCAGGCAGTTCTTTGAAGTGATGATCCTCGTACTGGTTGTTGCAGCGGTTATATCCGCCTTTATAGGAGAAGTGTCAGATACGTTCGTGATCATTGTGATCATCATATTAAATGCCGTGGTAGGTTTTATCCAGGAGTACCGTGCGGAAAAAGCCATGGATGCCCTGCGTAAGATGGCAGCCCCAACCAGTACACTGATCCGCAACGGCAGTACCATCCGGCTGCCTTCCATAGAATTACTGCCGGGAGATATCGTACTGCTGGAAGTAGGGAATATGGTACCCGCAGATATCCGCCTGCTGGAAAGTCATTCCCTGAAGATCAATGAAGCCAGTTTAACAGGAGAATCCAATGCTATTGATAAAACCACCGATCCCCTGCAGGATGCATCATTGCCTTTGGGAGACAGGAGTAATATGGCCTTTAACGGCACCCTGGTCACCAACGGAAGAGGGAAGGGGGTAGTGGTTGCCACCGCTATGCAAACGGAATTAGGCAAGATCGCAGGTATGCTGGAAGATGCCAAAAGCAGTTCACCCCTGCAGAAAAGGATGGAGGATTTTTCGAGGAAGCTCACATTCATCATATTGGGGTTATGTGCAGTATTATTCTTTATAGGTTTTCTGCGCGGAGAAGATCTGCAAAGGATGTTACTCACTGTTATTTCCTTAGCTGTAGCGGCTATCCCGGAAGCATTACCCGCCGTAGTAACTGTTTCGCTGGCATTGGGTGCCAAACGCCTGTTGAAGAAAAATGTACTGATCCGCAAATTGTATGCGGTGGAAACGCTGGGTTCCGTTACCTATATCTGTACAGATAAAACAGGTACGCTCACGCGCAATAAAATGAGGGTGCAGGAAGTATGGGAAAACGGGCCATTGCTGCTTGCCATGAGCCTGAACCATGATGTGAAGGAAAAGGAAGGAGAACTCTTTGGCGACCCTACAGAAATAGCCATGGTAGAATACGCTAAAGAACAGGAGCGTTTCGAACGTGTAAAGGAAATACCTTTTGATGCAGACCGGAAAGCCATGACCACCATCTTTGAAAAAGAGGGAAAGTATTGGGTGATCACAAAAGGAGCAACAGAATCCATTGCAGATATGATGGCTGATGCAGCAAAAGAGGAATTAAAAACCCGCGAAGAAGAGATGGCCAAAAAAGGCATGCGCGTGATCGGTTTTGCAACAAAGGAATTAGATGAACTTCCCTCAGAAATAACACCGGAACAAATAGAGAAAGACCTGGAGTTCATTGGCCTGGTAGGTTTAATAGACCCTCCGAGGCAGGAAGCAAAAGATGCGATCCTTCAATGTAAAGAGGCCGGCATTGCGGTTGTGATGATCACAGGAGATCATCCGCTTACAGCCGGTTCCATTGCGCAGCAGCTGGAAATCATTGGTGAAGAGGAAGGAAAGATCATCACCGGGAAAGAACTGGAGGCCATGCCGGAAGAAGTATTCAGGGAAAAGGTGGAACAGCTTAGAGTATATGCGCGCGTATCGCCGCAGCAAAAACTAAACATTGTAACTGCCCTGCAGGAAAACCACCAGTTTGTTTCCATGACGGGAGACGGTGTGAACGATGCGCCTTCTCTGAAGAAAGCCAATATAGGTGTGGCGATGGGTATCACCGGTACAGACGTTACCAAAGAAGCTGCACACATGATCTTAGTAGACGATAATTTTGCAACGATCGTAGACGCTGTAGGAGAGGGCCGCCGGATCTACGATAATATCAGGAAGTTTATCCGCTACATCCTCACCGGTAATTCAGCAGAAATATGGTGCCTGTTCCTGGCGCCGCTTTTAGGACTGCCTATTCCTTTATTACCGGTACATATTTTATGGGTGAACCTTGTCACAGACGGTTTGCCTGCACTGGCCTTATCTACCGAAATACCGGAAAAGAACATCATGCAGCGGCCACCACGAAGGACAGATGAAAGTATCTTTGCCAAAGGGCTGGGGATCCACGTGCTTTGGGTAGGTGTTTTCATTGGCCTGTTAACCGTAGGCATGCAATGGTATGCCATTCACAACGATGGCAATCACTGGCAAACCATGGTATTCACAACGCTCTGTTTTTGCCAGCTTTATCATGTAATGGCTATCCGCAGTGAAACCAGGTCATTGTTCAGTATGGGATTATGGAGTAACAGGCCATTGCTGCTGGCAGTAGGCGTTACAGTGCTGCTGCAGTTAATGGTGATCTATGTGCCTTACTTTAATGAACTGTTCCATACAGCGCCACTTTCGTGGCAGGAATTACTGATCGTTACCGGGGTTTCAGGTGTGGTGTTTGTGGCGGTGGAGATAGAGAAATGGGTGAAAAGAAAAGCCGTGACTATTTAGAGCATACATTCCTGCCAATATTATTTTAACTATTCTTCTCATAGGGCTCTTCTTGCTCTTGATAAGCTCTTTCAAAGCTCTTTCATTGCTTTGCCTCTAATGGATAATATGATATTACTTTATAAAAAAAAGACTGTCCTTTGCAGAACAGCCTTTTTCTTTTACATACCGTTTCCGGTTATAATTTCCTGATCCAGATATTCCGGTAGCTCACCAGGTCCCCATGATCCTGCAAAGCCAATGGCATAGCGCCGTGCTTCACATAGGTCGGTTGACCGATATATTCTGTTTTGCCTTTCAGTTCTGTATTGTTCTGCACCAGGATGTTGTTGTGCAGCACCGTGATGCGTGCAGGAGATTTCACACTACCGTCATCATTAAAACGGGGGGCAGTCCAGATCACATCATAGGTCTGCCATTCTCCTGGCTTTTTGCAGGCATTCACTAAAGGAATGGATTGTTTATATATACTACCGGCCTGGCCATTGGAGTAGGTTTTGCTTTCATAGCTATCCAATACCTGTAATTCATAATAAGACTGGAGAAAGATACCGCTGTTACCGCGTCCCTGTCCTTCACCTTTGATCACGGAAGGAGAGCGCCATTCAATATGCAGCTGAAAATCTTCGAAAGCTTCTTTGGTTTTAATCCCCCCTTTTTTAGGCGTAACGGTCATTGCGCCGTCTTTTACCACAAATGGAGCAGGACCGCCTTTATCACTTTCCCAGCTGTTGAGGTTTTTACCATCGAATAGTACGATCGCATCTGAAGGAGCGGCGGTGCCTGTTCCGGGTGTTACTTTAACCGGTACGGGTTCCCATACTTCAGTGGCTTTCGGGTCGCCCTGCTGTGCGCTGGCAAATAAGGGCAGCATAACTGCGGAGCATACAATGAGAGATTTGAGAGAATACATCTGTTATGATTTTATGCTTTAGGTAACTTGTAACCATTGTGATATTCTGCGGCCATCAGCTTGTTGGCGGCTGCATCCGAAAATGCCCGTGTACCTTTATCCCAGAACACTTTTTTGCCCGTTTTAAAGGCAATATTTCCCATTTGTGCATTCACGGCTACATTGGCGCCCGTTTGAATATCGCAGCGCAGATCACTGAGCTTGCGGGATTTGATCACTTCCAGGAAGTTTTTGGTATGTTTTACCAGGCCGTTGTCAGACGCTTTTGTATAAGGGATGGCTTCCATTTTGCCTTTCTCGGGGATCACTTCCCATCCGCCGCGGTCCAGCACCAGGGTACCGTTATTGCCAATGAAGGCAATTCCATGCGTACGTCCGTAAGGGCCGCCGTCAATGCCGGTAGCATGTTCCCATTGCATATTGAAACCGTCGAATTCGTAGATAGCGGTGAGCGTATCAGGGGTTTCGGCTGCGTCATCCGGATAGGCGAATTTGCCGCCGGCAGCTACTACGGATTTAGGATTGGAGGCTTTCATACCGTACAGGGCATAATCGATCAGGTGTACGCCCCAGTCTGTCATTAAACCGCCTGCATAATCCCAGTACCAGCGAAAGTTAAAGTGAAAACGGTTCGGGTCAAAGGGGCGCTTTTGGGCGGGGCCCAGCCAGGTGGTATAATCTACACCTGCAGGAACAGCTGTAATAGCCTGTTTAGGCACGGGTTTCATCCAACCCATATAAGCCCAGGCTTTTACCAGCCTTACATTTCCGAGTTTGCCGGAATGCACAAAATCGATCGCATCCTGGAAGTGCTGCATGCTGCGTTGCCACTGGCCCACCTGTACAACCCGGTTATGACGTTGCTGGGCAGCTACCATAGCACGGCATTCCAGAATGGAATTACCGATCGGTTTTTCCACATAAACATCCTTACCGGCGGAACAGGCATCCGTCATTTGCAGGCAATGCCAATGGTCCGGCGTACCTATCACCACTGCGTCAATGTCTTTATCTTCCAGCAGTTTGCGGTAATCTCCGTAGAGTTTTACCTTGATATTCTTTGCCGCCAGTTCAGCCGCGCGTTTGTCCAGCACGTTTTTGTCAACATCACAAAGGGCTACGCATTCTGCCTCGGGGTGATTAAGCAGGGCGTTCAGGTCGCTCCAGCCCATGCCATTGATGCCAATGGCGGCAAAACGGATCCGGTCGCTGGGAGCTATTGCCCGCAGTGAGGAGGGTAACAATGCTGAACCTGCCAGGAAAGCGGAGGTGTTGAGCAGGAAATTCCTTCTGTGCATAAAGTTTTCATTTGGTTAATGACGTGGAAAAATCCTAACCAAGATATAAAATTCAATCAGACAATTATAATTCTTCCTCAGTATCTTCTTCCGTTGTGCTGAAGTTCATCATGGTACCCAGCAGGTCGGAAAAGCGGGTGGAATTTTCAATGGTCTTTTTGCTCAGCAGGGAATAGGCAGAAAGGCCATGTAGTACCATTTCCATCATCAGCAGCGACTCCTGTTTATTGGCTTTCGGGAAAAGCTGTTTAACCAGGTCCGGCAGGCCGGCCACGTTCTGCAAAGCGGCTTCGTACTGTTTATCCGTAGTATCCTGCAGCAGCTGAACGCTGTTGCCTTTATCGAACCACTGAATGATGCCGCGGTATGGGTTTACATCCGCCGCACCTGCTTTGCGTTTCTTGAAAGCATCCGGGTTGGGGAAGTATTGGGCAAAAAGAGTGCGTACGCTCTTTTCCAGCAGGTTTAAAGCTACCTGCAGCGGGCCTTC includes the following:
- a CDS encoding cation-translocating P-type ATPase encodes the protein MGINWHTITAEETLRQTGSSIQGLNDNAVRQKLEEFGKNELQTKKKVHPVLLFFRQFFEVMILVLVVAAVISAFIGEVSDTFVIIVIIILNAVVGFIQEYRAEKAMDALRKMAAPTSTLIRNGSTIRLPSIELLPGDIVLLEVGNMVPADIRLLESHSLKINEASLTGESNAIDKTTDPLQDASLPLGDRSNMAFNGTLVTNGRGKGVVVATAMQTELGKIAGMLEDAKSSSPLQKRMEDFSRKLTFIILGLCAVLFFIGFLRGEDLQRMLLTVISLAVAAIPEALPAVVTVSLALGAKRLLKKNVLIRKLYAVETLGSVTYICTDKTGTLTRNKMRVQEVWENGPLLLAMSLNHDVKEKEGELFGDPTEIAMVEYAKEQERFERVKEIPFDADRKAMTTIFEKEGKYWVITKGATESIADMMADAAKEELKTREEEMAKKGMRVIGFATKELDELPSEITPEQIEKDLEFIGLVGLIDPPRQEAKDAILQCKEAGIAVVMITGDHPLTAGSIAQQLEIIGEEEGKIITGKELEAMPEEVFREKVEQLRVYARVSPQQKLNIVTALQENHQFVSMTGDGVNDAPSLKKANIGVAMGITGTDVTKEAAHMILVDDNFATIVDAVGEGRRIYDNIRKFIRYILTGNSAEIWCLFLAPLLGLPIPLLPVHILWVNLVTDGLPALALSTEIPEKNIMQRPPRRTDESIFAKGLGIHVLWVGVFIGLLTVGMQWYAIHNDGNHWQTMVFTTLCFCQLYHVMAIRSETRSLFSMGLWSNRPLLLAVGVTVLLQLMVIYVPYFNELFHTAPLSWQELLIVTGVSGVVFVAVEIEKWVKRKAVTI
- a CDS encoding 3-keto-disaccharide hydrolase; translation: MYSLKSLIVCSAVMLPLFASAQQGDPKATEVWEPVPVKVTPGTGTAAPSDAIVLFDGKNLNSWESDKGGPAPFVVKDGAMTVTPKKGGIKTKEAFEDFQLHIEWRSPSVIKGEGQGRGNSGIFLQSYYELQVLDSYESKTYSNGQAGSIYKQSIPLVNACKKPGEWQTYDVIWTAPRFNDDGSVKSPARITVLHNNILVQNNTELKGKTEYIGQPTYVKHGAMPLALQDHGDLVSYRNIWIRKL
- a CDS encoding Gfo/Idh/MocA family protein is translated as MHRRNFLLNTSAFLAGSALLPSSLRAIAPSDRIRFAAIGINGMGWSDLNALLNHPEAECVALCDVDKNVLDKRAAELAAKNIKVKLYGDYRKLLEDKDIDAVVIGTPDHWHCLQMTDACSAGKDVYVEKPIGNSILECRAMVAAQQRHNRVVQVGQWQRSMQHFQDAIDFVHSGKLGNVRLVKAWAYMGWMKPVPKQAITAVPAGVDYTTWLGPAQKRPFDPNRFHFNFRWYWDYAGGLMTDWGVHLIDYALYGMKASNPKSVVAAGGKFAYPDDAAETPDTLTAIYEFDGFNMQWEHATGIDGGPYGRTHGIAFIGNNGTLVLDRGGWEVIPEKGKMEAIPYTKASDNGLVKHTKNFLEVIKSRKLSDLRCDIQTGANVAVNAQMGNIAFKTGKKVFWDKGTRAFSDAAANKLMAAEYHNGYKLPKA